A genomic window from Luteolibacter sp. LG18 includes:
- a CDS encoding DEAD/DEAH box helicase, with amino-acid sequence MGFDTLGLSEAVQKAIEESGYTTPTPIQAQAIPLVLDGKDVIGASQTGTGKTAAFALPSLSKLTPLGKPQILVLEPTRELAHQVAEQFIKYGKHTGLKVALLYGGVGYGQQTEELAKGADIVVATPGRLMDHFYRATMRFGELKVLILDEVDRMLDMGFLPQVRKIVNLCPWDERQTLFFSATMPAAIQTFAQWCLKDPVEVEIARRAVASTVTHAFYPVAMDQRDELLIALLDKTDYHSVMIFTRTRKEADQLTSLLKTQGHDKVAAMHSDIAQADRMKALQGFKEGKYEVLVATDVAARGIDISGVSHVINYRVPENAEDYVHRIGRTGRAEAEGDAFTLLTADELDYAKSVEVFIDRKIDRKKLEGFDYIYTALLDDSPPKPVRRKMSGGGGKKRRR; translated from the coding sequence ATGGGATTTGACACACTCGGGCTCTCGGAAGCCGTCCAGAAAGCCATTGAGGAATCCGGATACACCACCCCCACCCCGATCCAGGCGCAGGCGATCCCGCTGGTGCTGGACGGCAAGGACGTGATCGGAGCATCCCAGACCGGCACCGGCAAGACCGCCGCCTTCGCGCTGCCGTCCCTCAGCAAGCTCACGCCGCTCGGCAAGCCGCAGATCCTCGTGCTGGAGCCGACCCGCGAGCTCGCCCACCAGGTCGCCGAACAGTTCATCAAATACGGCAAGCACACCGGCCTCAAGGTCGCCCTACTCTATGGCGGCGTCGGCTACGGCCAGCAGACCGAGGAACTGGCGAAGGGCGCCGACATCGTGGTGGCCACCCCGGGCCGCCTGATGGACCATTTCTACCGCGCCACCATGCGCTTCGGCGAACTCAAGGTCCTGATCCTCGACGAGGTCGACCGCATGCTGGACATGGGCTTCCTGCCCCAGGTCCGCAAGATCGTGAACCTCTGCCCGTGGGACGAGCGCCAGACGCTGTTCTTCTCCGCCACCATGCCGGCGGCGATCCAGACCTTCGCCCAGTGGTGCCTGAAGGACCCCGTCGAAGTGGAAATCGCCCGCCGCGCCGTGGCCTCCACCGTGACCCACGCCTTCTACCCGGTGGCCATGGACCAGCGCGATGAACTGCTCATCGCCCTGCTCGACAAGACCGACTACCACTCGGTGATGATCTTCACCCGCACCCGCAAGGAAGCGGACCAGCTCACCTCGCTGCTGAAGACCCAGGGCCACGACAAGGTCGCCGCGATGCACTCCGACATCGCCCAGGCCGATCGCATGAAGGCGCTCCAGGGCTTCAAGGAAGGCAAATACGAGGTCCTCGTCGCCACCGACGTCGCCGCCCGTGGTATCGACATCTCCGGCGTCTCCCACGTCATCAACTACCGCGTCCCGGAAAACGCCGAGGACTACGTCCACCGCATCGGACGCACCGGCCGCGCGGAAGCGGAAGGCGATGCCTTCACCCTGCTCACCGCGGATGAACTGGACTACGCCAAGTCCGTGGAGGTCTTCATCGACCGCAAGATCGACCGCAAGAAGCTGGAAGGCTTCGACTACATCTACACCGCGCTCCTCGACGATTCCCCGCCGAAGCCGGTGCGCCGCAAGATGAGCGGCGGTGGTGGCAAGAAACGCCGCCGCTAA